One Lycium barbarum isolate Lr01 chromosome 5, ASM1917538v2, whole genome shotgun sequence genomic window carries:
- the LOC132641872 gene encoding uncharacterized protein LOC132641872 isoform X5: MRWGVAAGRKTMVATVVLLFVLSGPVKALNYMLMHGLLGFTMGSLWRVRTSWGASIFLCALARAVGALGYVVLTSFLIGENILALITVNIHATLSYILTSLGSQIVPSMNFIYTLFGTLLLINCAFFVSLLHLLYAIFLTKFGMKANLRLPRWLAVAI; this comes from the exons ATGAGATGGGGCGTTGCAGCTGGCAGAAAAACCATG GTGGCAACTGTTGTGCTATTGTTTGTCTTGTCTGGCCCAGTGAAAGCATTAAATTATATG TTAATGCATGGTTTACTTGGCTTCACGATGGGTTCCTTATGGAG GGTGAGAACAAGTTGGGGTGCCTCAATCTTCTTGTGCGCTCTT GCTCGAGCTGTGGGTGCTCTCGGATATGTTGTATTAACCTCATTTTTAATAGGAGAAAACATCCTTGCTCTG ATCACCGTAAATATTCATGCTACTCTCTCGTACATCCTCACCTCGTTAGGCAGTCAGATTGTTCCATCTATGAATTTTATATATACCTTATTCGGGACTCTG CTTTTGATAAATTGTGCGTTCTTCGTGTCCTTGCTGCATCTTCTCTACGCCATTTTTCTAACCAAATTCGGCATGAAAGCTAATTTGAGACTGCCAAGGTGGTTAGCCGTAGCAATATAA